The Alosa alosa isolate M-15738 ecotype Scorff River chromosome 9, AALO_Geno_1.1, whole genome shotgun sequence genome includes a region encoding these proteins:
- the LOC125300931 gene encoding chemokine XC receptor 1-like: MTTTTSSSSTYEYPEDYPDDGCSKADVIEFGAIATPIIFSLVTLLSLFGNLLVLLILIKYENLKSMTNGFIFNLALSDLMFTLGLPFWAYYHHVDQWTLGEVTCKVVNFVFYAGFYSSVLFLTVMSLQRYRAVVYPLSDRGENRTRFAVALSIVVWVLSFAAALPATLRSNVQVHFNTAHCQYDDLDFKKAGEYQQNIFFFIAFVIICFCYTRILQTVLKSPASKRIRTVKLIFVIVVVFLVGWAPYNIVIFLRSFSHLHPFDDCNVSIHLDYAFYICRLMAFSHCCLNPVFYAFVGVKFRKHLKAIIHKISPPPQASLESQRTRMVVMPSMGSMY, translated from the coding sequence ATGACAACAACTACGTCTTCTTCGTCCACCTATGAATATCCTGAAGACTATCCTGATGATGGGTGCAGCAAGGCTGATGTCATTGAGTTTGGTGCCATCGCCACTCCCATCATCTTCTCTCTAGTGACGCTCCTTAGCCTCTTTGGGAATCTACTGGTGCTCTTGATCTTGATCAAGTACGAGAATCTCAAGTCCATGACTAACGGCTTCATCTTCAATTTGGCCCTATCAGATCTCATGTTCACCCTTGGATTACCTTTCTGGGCATACTATCATCATGTTGACCAATGGACACTCGGAGAAGTGACCTGTAAGGTGGTCAATTTCGTTTTTTATGCTGGATTTTACAGTAGTGTCTTGtttttgacggtgatgtcactGCAAAGGTACAGAGCAGTAGTGTATCCCTTATCTGACCGTGGTGAAAATCGCACACGTTTTGCAGTTGCTTTGTCAATCGTTGTGTGGGTACTCAGCTTTGCGGCAGCCTTGCCTGCAACATTACGGAGCAATGTCCAGGTGCACTTCAATACCGCTCACTGCCAGTACGATGACTTGGATTTTAAAAAAGCAGGAGAATAtcaacaaaatatatttttcttcaTTGCCTTTGTTATCATCTGCTTTTGTTACACCAGGATACTTCAAACAGTTCTGAAGTCCCCAGCAAGTAAGAGAATTAGGACAGTGAAGCTCATTTTTGTTATTGTGGTGGTGTTTTTGGTGGGGTGGGCGCCGTACAACATTGTTATATTCCTAAGgtctttctctcatttgcacCCATTTGATGATTGCAATGTGAGCATTCACCTGGATTATGCCTTCTACATATGTCGGCTAATGGCCTTCTCACACTGTTGCCTTAATCCTGTGTTCTACGCCTTTGTTGGAGTAAAGTTCAGAAAACACTTGAAAGCGATCATTCATAAGATCTCACCACCACCTCAGGCAAGTTTGGAGTCTCAGCGCACAAGGATGGTAGTTATGCCGTCGATGGGGTCCATGTACTGA